The Nitrospirota bacterium genome contains a region encoding:
- the pheT gene encoding phenylalanine--tRNA ligase subunit beta, protein MPTITIFKQDLEGLLAGPGEARQPITLEQIEDSLMLVKGELKGQNPDTGELRIELQDSNRPDLWCCEGIARQIRVKRQGSLPMYDFLATKPQVPKQLNVTPGLEKVRPFVAACTATGYRVTKEGLAQLIQSQEKLAEMFGRKRRTVSIGLYRLAAIEFPVTYDLVKPDEASFTPLGMDTAMTLGEMLLVHPKGLEFGGILSGQERLPFLRDAKGRALSFPPIINSREVGEVKVGDDALFVEVTGTDLSMVVLTLNIFAANLADRGAVIEPIEVRYPYKTDLGEAVLTPQDLGRSRTLPLQTIERALGQALGVHEVAKALVAYGYQVTTDSEQVTVTLPLYRQDLMHAMDVVEDVAISRGYADFLPVMPSQFTVGGLSRIEEFSDRVRALMVGMGFQEIISNILGSPQDLRDAMRLEGTEWGQLVEVDNVMSLNFSALRQWMLPSLLRVEAASNRAFYPHRMFEAGEVARPDPAQALGSRTVMVLGGMIAHADAHFSEIHSCLDTLFYYVGQAYSLEPIQHPSFLAGRAGSILSEGKRVGVIGELHPEVLERWQISVPAVAFEIDLTQLAERP, encoded by the coding sequence ATGCCCACGATTACGATTTTCAAACAGGATCTTGAGGGATTGCTTGCAGGGCCGGGAGAGGCTCGCCAACCGATTACTCTTGAACAAATCGAAGACTCGTTGATGCTCGTGAAGGGTGAGTTGAAGGGGCAGAACCCGGATACCGGCGAACTGCGCATTGAATTACAAGATAGTAACCGTCCCGATCTTTGGTGCTGTGAAGGGATTGCGCGGCAGATCAGGGTGAAGCGGCAGGGTTCCCTTCCAATGTACGATTTTCTTGCGACTAAGCCGCAAGTACCGAAGCAATTGAACGTGACTCCCGGCCTGGAAAAGGTTCGGCCATTTGTGGCGGCCTGCACGGCGACCGGTTATCGCGTTACGAAAGAAGGTCTTGCGCAGCTGATCCAGTCACAAGAAAAGCTGGCCGAAATGTTCGGTCGTAAACGCCGGACCGTGTCGATCGGGCTCTATCGGCTTGCAGCGATCGAGTTTCCTGTCACGTATGACTTAGTAAAGCCTGACGAAGCATCCTTCACGCCGCTGGGTATGGATACGGCCATGACGTTGGGAGAGATGTTGCTCGTCCATCCCAAGGGCTTGGAGTTCGGCGGGATTCTCTCGGGACAGGAGCGATTGCCATTCTTGCGCGATGCGAAAGGGCGAGCCCTCTCGTTCCCGCCGATCATCAATAGCCGTGAAGTCGGCGAAGTGAAGGTGGGAGACGATGCCCTCTTCGTCGAAGTGACCGGCACTGACCTTTCGATGGTGGTCCTGACTCTCAATATTTTCGCAGCGAATCTGGCAGATCGTGGTGCAGTGATTGAGCCGATCGAAGTGCGGTATCCCTATAAGACCGACCTTGGCGAGGCCGTCCTGACCCCCCAAGATCTTGGAAGGTCGCGGACACTTCCTCTACAGACGATTGAGCGGGCACTCGGGCAGGCCTTAGGTGTTCATGAAGTGGCCAAGGCCTTAGTGGCCTATGGCTATCAAGTGACGACGGATTCTGAACAGGTAACGGTGACACTTCCTCTGTATCGGCAGGATCTGATGCATGCGATGGATGTTGTCGAAGATGTGGCGATCAGCCGGGGATACGCGGACTTTTTGCCGGTGATGCCTTCGCAGTTCACGGTCGGGGGTCTGTCGCGCATTGAAGAATTCTCTGACAGGGTGCGAGCGCTCATGGTCGGCATGGGCTTTCAGGAAATTATTTCTAACATTCTCGGTTCACCTCAAGATTTGCGTGATGCGATGCGGCTGGAAGGGACTGAGTGGGGGCAGTTGGTCGAGGTGGACAATGTGATGTCCTTGAATTTCTCCGCGCTTCGGCAATGGATGCTTCCGTCGTTGCTTCGCGTAGAAGCAGCGTCGAACCGGGCCTTTTACCCCCATCGGATGTTCGAAGCCGGCGAAGTGGCCAGGCCCGACCCTGCGCAGGCTCTCGGATCACGGACGGTCATGGTGCTCGGCGGGATGATCGCTCATGCCGATGCGCATTTCTCCGAGATCCACTCCTGTCTGGACACATTGTTTTACTATGTGGGACAAGCGTACAGCTTAGAACCGATTCAGCATCCGTCATTTCTTGCCGGACGTGCCGGCAGTATTCTGTCCGAAGGGAAACGGGTAGGTGTGATCGGGGAACTGCACCCTGAAGTACTCGAACGCTGGCAGATCAGCGTCCCGGCCGTCGCATTTGAAATCGATCTGACACAACTAGCCGAACGGCCCTGA
- the infC gene encoding translation initiation factor IF-3, whose amino-acid sequence MVPKLRVNREIRVREVRVIGPESEQLGILLTADAFKQAQDQGYDLVEIAPTSVPPVCRIMDYGKYKFELSKKDHQNRRHQKSTQVKEIKLRPRTDKHDLEIKVRQIKGFLADGNKTKVVLTYRGREMANQEMGRTLMNTVIAEVGEKGTIEYAPRMEGRSLIMIVAPK is encoded by the coding sequence ATCGTCCCCAAACTACGAGTTAACCGAGAAATCAGAGTGCGCGAAGTCCGGGTAATTGGGCCGGAGAGCGAACAGCTTGGAATTCTCCTAACGGCAGATGCCTTCAAACAAGCACAGGATCAGGGGTATGACCTCGTCGAGATCGCCCCAACGTCCGTGCCTCCCGTATGCCGCATTATGGATTACGGGAAGTATAAGTTTGAGCTGAGCAAGAAAGATCACCAGAACCGGCGCCATCAAAAGTCGACGCAGGTCAAGGAAATCAAGCTGCGGCCTCGAACGGATAAGCACGACTTGGAGATCAAGGTTCGACAGATCAAGGGATTTCTGGCCGACGGCAACAAGACGAAAGTTGTCTTGACCTACCGCGGGCGTGAAATGGCGAACCAGGAAATGGGCCGAACGCTCATGAATACGGTGATCGCCGAAGTGGGAGAGAAGGGCACCATCGAGTACGCCCCCCGGATGGAAGGGCGGAGCTTGATCATGATCGTAGCGCCCAAGTAA
- the rpe gene encoding ribulose-phosphate 3-epimerase, whose product MARPIYIAPSILASDFARLADEVAAVERAGADFLHIDVMDGHFVPNLTIGPPIVAALRKVTKLPLDVHLMITNADAFIDEFAEAGADYLTVHVEACPHLHRTVQAIKERGVKAGVTLNPATSLSTIEEILSEVDLVLIMSVNPGFGGQKFITSCLKKIAAARAMLDRAGSHALLEVDGGVKIDNANQVLAAGADVLVAGSAIFSSPDYAATIAAMRAAGQPSSSTPQRVAAHR is encoded by the coding sequence ATGGCCCGCCCCATTTATATCGCCCCTTCGATTTTAGCCTCCGACTTTGCCAGACTGGCCGATGAAGTGGCAGCCGTGGAACGGGCTGGGGCCGACTTCCTCCATATCGATGTCATGGATGGACATTTCGTTCCAAACTTGACCATCGGTCCGCCGATTGTGGCGGCGCTGAGAAAAGTGACCAAACTACCGCTCGACGTCCACCTCATGATCACCAATGCTGACGCCTTCATCGATGAGTTTGCCGAGGCGGGAGCGGATTACCTCACGGTTCACGTAGAAGCCTGTCCGCACCTCCATCGCACGGTTCAAGCGATCAAAGAGCGAGGCGTCAAGGCAGGGGTGACGCTCAATCCGGCCACCTCGCTCAGTACGATTGAGGAAATTCTCTCCGAGGTTGATTTGGTCCTGATCATGTCAGTCAATCCAGGTTTTGGCGGTCAAAAGTTTATTACGTCCTGTTTGAAGAAGATTGCCGCGGCTCGCGCCATGCTCGACCGAGCCGGGAGCCATGCGCTGCTCGAAGTGGATGGCGGCGTCAAGATCGACAATGCGAACCAGGTGCTTGCTGCGGGAGCCGACGTGTTGGTCGCCGGGTCGGCCATTTTCTCCAGTCCAGATTACGCCGCAACGATCGCTGCGATGCGCGCAGCCGGCCAACCTTCTTCCTCGACGCCTCAGCGCGTCGCTGCTCACCGATAG
- the rpmI gene encoding 50S ribosomal protein L35 codes for MKNRKMKSHSGAKKRFSRTGSGKLVRRKAGKRHILTSKTQDRKRRLSGTVLVDKTKTQALDRLLPYS; via the coding sequence ATGAAGAATAGGAAGATGAAATCCCACAGTGGAGCCAAAAAGCGGTTTAGCCGCACCGGCTCTGGAAAATTGGTCAGGCGGAAAGCGGGAAAACGCCATATCCTCACCAGCAAGACGCAGGATCGGAAGCGCCGGTTGAGCGGCACGGTTCTCGTGGATAAGACCAAAACTCAGGCGCTGGATCGCTTATTGCCCTACAGCTAA
- the rplT gene encoding 50S ribosomal protein L20: MPRAKGGPKTRHRRKKRLKLAKGQYGGKSRLFRTATESVDKGQAYAYTGRKNRKRDFRVLWIARINAAVRAHGLTYGRFINAMKKANILLDRKVLSDMAIKDASGFEQLVGLAKQQLAPAAA; this comes from the coding sequence ATGCCTCGCGCAAAAGGTGGCCCCAAAACAAGACATCGTCGGAAGAAACGGCTGAAACTGGCCAAAGGACAATACGGCGGGAAGAGCCGTCTGTTCCGTACCGCAACAGAATCAGTTGATAAGGGTCAGGCCTACGCCTATACCGGACGGAAAAATCGGAAACGGGATTTCCGTGTATTGTGGATTGCGCGCATCAACGCGGCAGTTCGGGCACATGGACTCACCTATGGCCGGTTTATCAATGCCATGAAGAAGGCGAATATCCTCTTGGACCGCAAGGTCCTTTCGGATATGGCGATCAAGGATGCCTCGGGATTCGAGCAGTTGGTCGGTCTTGCCAAGCAACAGCTTGCTCCGGCTGCTGCCTAA
- a CDS encoding phenylalanine--tRNA ligase subunit alpha, translated as MDISSLIDSLHPLEVKVLSTFASNPSAVLQTEQLAQSSGLEPSQLSMAVEWLLAKSLLAVDTEIVTPVVSLTKVGELYVEKHSPIERVLAAAREAATTGKRLTIQDIQSREGLEPAEVSGAIGRLKKEGALLIIQGGCLESTGRPSPTAEAIRGLLLRVHETPREMQSFSDVQRQVIQDHAVKRGNAKEPFRIDDRVARSLKLSAAGTEAAQQLSKQGVLEEVSQLTPELLKDGSWRTKRFRKYTISLRAPRIAPGKKHPYREFLDTVKTKLVSMGFQEMRGPLVETEFWNMDALFMPQFHPARDIHDVYFVKEPKQATSIAEPFLSRVAQAHQDGGATGSTGWNYPFDMARARRLVLRSQGTAVSAHTLAAQPAVPGKYFSIARCFRYDQVDATHATDFFQVEGIVLGEDINFRTLLGLLNLFAREVAQAKEVKFLPAYFPFTEPSVEMHVRHPKLGWMELGGAGLFRSEVTLPLGVTVPVIAWGLGLDRMAMVALGIHDIRELFTDNLDLIRSTKGAL; from the coding sequence GTGGATATTTCTTCTCTCATCGATAGTCTGCATCCTCTCGAAGTCAAAGTCCTTTCGACCTTTGCCTCGAACCCCTCTGCGGTGCTCCAAACAGAGCAGTTGGCGCAGTCCTCCGGGTTGGAGCCCTCGCAGCTGAGCATGGCGGTCGAATGGTTGCTCGCCAAGTCGTTGTTAGCAGTCGATACCGAGATCGTGACGCCGGTGGTCTCGCTCACCAAAGTCGGCGAACTGTACGTTGAAAAGCATTCGCCGATTGAACGGGTGCTCGCTGCGGCTCGCGAGGCGGCGACAACGGGCAAACGTCTGACCATTCAGGATATCCAATCGCGGGAGGGGCTGGAACCGGCTGAAGTGAGCGGTGCGATTGGCCGGCTCAAAAAAGAAGGCGCGCTCCTGATCATTCAAGGCGGCTGTCTCGAATCGACCGGCCGGCCGAGCCCAACGGCAGAGGCCATACGAGGATTACTATTACGGGTACATGAGACGCCTCGGGAGATGCAGTCATTTTCGGATGTACAACGGCAAGTCATTCAAGACCATGCCGTCAAACGAGGAAATGCGAAAGAGCCATTCCGCATCGATGATCGGGTCGCCAGATCGCTGAAGCTTTCCGCCGCCGGCACCGAGGCCGCGCAGCAGCTCTCCAAGCAAGGGGTTCTGGAAGAAGTTTCCCAGCTGACCCCTGAGTTGTTGAAAGACGGGAGCTGGCGAACGAAACGCTTCCGTAAGTACACGATCAGTCTTCGCGCACCACGGATTGCGCCGGGCAAGAAACATCCCTATCGCGAGTTTCTCGATACCGTGAAGACGAAGCTTGTGAGCATGGGATTCCAGGAAATGCGGGGCCCGCTGGTAGAGACTGAATTCTGGAACATGGACGCGCTCTTTATGCCACAGTTCCATCCGGCCAGGGATATCCATGACGTCTACTTCGTCAAGGAACCGAAACAGGCCACGTCGATTGCAGAACCGTTTTTGTCTCGGGTCGCGCAAGCGCATCAGGATGGCGGGGCAACCGGTTCAACCGGCTGGAACTATCCCTTCGATATGGCGCGTGCGCGTCGGCTGGTCTTGCGGAGCCAGGGGACGGCTGTCTCGGCTCATACGCTGGCTGCACAACCGGCGGTGCCGGGAAAGTATTTTTCCATCGCCCGTTGTTTTCGCTATGACCAAGTCGATGCGACGCATGCGACCGATTTTTTCCAGGTGGAAGGGATTGTCCTTGGCGAAGATATCAATTTCCGTACGTTGCTCGGTCTGCTGAATCTCTTTGCCCGTGAAGTGGCTCAGGCGAAGGAAGTTAAGTTTCTTCCGGCCTATTTTCCGTTCACCGAACCATCGGTCGAGATGCATGTGCGCCATCCGAAGCTTGGCTGGATGGAACTTGGCGGAGCCGGGCTGTTCCGGTCGGAAGTCACTCTTCCGCTGGGTGTGACCGTGCCGGTGATCGCCTGGGGGCTGGGGCTCGATCGCATGGCGATGGTGGCGCTCGGGATTCACGATATTCGAGAGTTGTTTACCGACAATCTTGACCTCATCCGTTCCACCAAGGGGGCCCTCTAG
- the thrS gene encoding threonine--tRNA ligase — translation MKITLKDGSSRDIPAGQTVGSALSALGLKLGPNILAAKMNGQTVDLSHALTEDAEVAPLQFDSVEGREVYRHSSTHIMAQAVKEIFPTAQLTVGPALEDGFFYDFAYERPFTPEDLEKIEARAKAIIKRALPVTRTELSKQEAVKFFQSRGENYKVELIQGFPDNEPISAYSQGDFTDLCRGPHLPTTGHVGAFKLLNTAGAYWRGDERNPMLQRIYGTSFPSQTELDAHLARLEEIKRRDHRKVGKELDLISIQDEIGPGLILWHPKGATIRLLIENFWRDQHIQNGYELVYSPHVARLDLWKTSGHVDYYRDNMFAPMMLENSEYQLKPMNCPFHIMIYKSHLRSYRDLPIRYGELGTVYRYERTGVLHGLLRVRGFTQDDAHLFCRPDQIESEVSQVLDFTFFILGTFGFTDFEVYLSTKPEKSVGSEERWTQATSALEAALKGRGIAYQVDPGEGVFYGPKIDIKIKDALGRSWQCSTIQVDFNNPERFELGYIGEDGKVHQPIMIHRALMGSIERFFGILIEHFGGAFPTWLAPVQATVMSITDNQRPYVAEVVAQLKAAGFRAEADLRNEKIGLKIREAEKAKVPFMFVVGDREVQSGTLAIRGRSGANLGSMTIAGALDLLRADLKPAEQQHSLTQ, via the coding sequence ATGAAAATTACGCTCAAAGACGGCAGTAGTCGGGATATTCCGGCAGGACAAACCGTTGGGTCTGCCCTGTCGGCTCTCGGCCTGAAGCTTGGCCCCAACATCCTCGCTGCGAAGATGAACGGCCAAACCGTCGATCTCTCACATGCACTGACTGAAGATGCTGAAGTGGCCCCATTGCAATTCGACAGCGTGGAAGGCCGCGAGGTCTACCGCCATAGCAGCACCCACATCATGGCACAGGCCGTCAAAGAAATATTTCCCACCGCACAACTGACAGTCGGCCCGGCTCTTGAGGATGGGTTCTTCTACGACTTTGCCTATGAACGCCCCTTTACCCCGGAAGATCTTGAGAAGATTGAAGCGCGTGCGAAGGCAATCATCAAGCGCGCCCTTCCTGTGACACGTACGGAACTCTCAAAACAAGAGGCCGTGAAATTCTTTCAGTCTCGCGGCGAGAACTATAAAGTTGAACTGATTCAGGGGTTCCCGGACAACGAACCGATCTCTGCCTATAGTCAGGGTGACTTTACCGACCTCTGCCGCGGACCGCATCTTCCGACGACAGGTCATGTCGGAGCGTTCAAGCTCCTGAACACGGCCGGAGCCTACTGGCGCGGTGACGAGCGCAATCCCATGCTGCAGCGGATCTACGGAACTTCCTTCCCGTCCCAGACGGAGCTCGACGCGCATCTTGCCCGGCTCGAAGAGATCAAACGACGAGACCACCGCAAAGTCGGCAAGGAGCTCGACTTGATCTCCATCCAGGATGAAATTGGCCCTGGCCTGATCCTCTGGCACCCGAAGGGCGCAACGATACGGCTGTTGATCGAAAACTTTTGGCGCGACCAGCATATTCAGAACGGGTACGAACTGGTGTATTCCCCTCATGTCGCCCGACTCGACCTCTGGAAAACCAGCGGCCACGTCGATTATTACCGCGACAATATGTTCGCACCCATGATGCTTGAGAATAGCGAGTATCAGCTCAAACCGATGAATTGCCCGTTCCATATCATGATCTATAAGTCGCATCTGCGCAGTTACCGTGACCTCCCCATCCGTTATGGCGAGTTAGGAACCGTCTACCGATACGAACGGACCGGCGTGCTCCATGGGTTGCTGCGAGTCCGAGGCTTTACACAGGACGATGCACACCTGTTCTGTCGGCCCGATCAGATTGAAAGCGAAGTCAGCCAGGTCCTGGACTTCACGTTCTTTATTCTCGGCACCTTCGGGTTCACCGACTTTGAAGTCTACCTCTCGACGAAACCGGAAAAGTCAGTCGGCTCGGAAGAACGATGGACCCAGGCCACCAGCGCGCTCGAAGCCGCATTGAAGGGTCGAGGCATCGCCTACCAGGTCGATCCTGGCGAAGGCGTCTTCTACGGGCCAAAGATTGATATCAAAATCAAAGATGCGCTGGGTCGCTCCTGGCAATGCTCGACTATTCAAGTCGACTTCAATAATCCCGAGCGGTTCGAATTAGGCTACATCGGTGAAGACGGCAAAGTTCACCAACCCATCATGATCCATCGGGCCCTGATGGGATCAATCGAACGGTTCTTCGGCATTTTGATCGAGCATTTCGGAGGCGCCTTCCCAACCTGGCTCGCTCCGGTTCAGGCAACCGTCATGTCCATCACGGACAACCAGCGGCCCTATGTTGCCGAAGTCGTGGCTCAGCTCAAGGCTGCCGGATTCCGCGCTGAAGCAGACCTTCGGAATGAAAAAATCGGGCTCAAAATTCGAGAAGCAGAAAAAGCGAAGGTTCCATTTATGTTTGTGGTTGGCGACCGAGAAGTGCAGAGTGGGACCCTGGCTATACGGGGCCGGAGCGGTGCCAACCTCGGTAGCATGACCATCGCGGGCGCGCTCGACCTGCTCCGTGCAGACCTCAAGCCGGCAGAGCAGCAACATTCACTGACACAATAA